Genomic segment of Verrucomicrobiota bacterium:
GCAAGTTCCATTGTGGCTACCTGCTCGACAAAAAGATCTCGCGCTGCCAACTGACGGCGGTGAGCGACGCCTTTGCGCCGAGCCTGGAGCCGTTCAAGAGCAAGCCCGGCCTCAAGACCTTCGCCAGCGCGGAGGCGA
This window contains:
- a CDS encoding gfo/Idh/MocA family oxidoreductase, coding for MNHVRLGIVGLGNIGKFHCGYLLDKKISRCQLTAVSDAFAPSLEPFKSKPGLKTFASAEA